Proteins from one Elgaria multicarinata webbii isolate HBS135686 ecotype San Diego chromosome 3, rElgMul1.1.pri, whole genome shotgun sequence genomic window:
- the LOC134396253 gene encoding zinc finger protein 250-like produces MGLNVVIVDPDFQETKKTEQFAGDAMKTKIKEEPIQPQEPSSEATETLARRPQETVSSSREVLSLGCLSFSSANNQKVFVKAEGQPGYPARGRSLGRAEQNGGSRGSRLMGEREEVWFGFGKTFRWKSYLIPRERPAPVAKLYQCSVCRKSYSTRSILATHGRIHTGEKPFRCSYCGRTFTQRVHAENHERVHTGERPYGCAKCGRTFGHRSSLAAHERSHATDGPLPCCVCGKTFDERASLTKHHRIHGPRNDCLCPKLSR; encoded by the exons ATGGGCTTGAACGTTGTCATTGTTGATCCAGATTTTCAGGAGACCAAGAAAACGGAGCAATTTGCAG GTGACGCAATGAAGACCAAGATCAAGGAGGAGCCGATTCAGCCGCAAGAGCCTTCCTCGGAAGCGACCGAGACTTTAGCGAGACGACCTCAGGAGACCGTGTCTTCTTCAC GAGAAGTGTTGAGCCTTGGCtgtctttccttctcttctgccaacaATCAAAAGGTTTTTGTGAAGGCAGAAGGTCAGCCGGGATACCCTGCCCGTGGACGGTCCCTGGGAAGAGCGGAGCAGAACGGGGGGTCCCGGGGGAGCCGCTtgatgggggaaagagaagaggTCTGGTTCGGTTTCGGGAAGACCTTCCGGTGGAAATCCTACCTCATCCCGCGCGAAAGGCCCGCCCCGGTGGCGAAACTCTACCAGTGTTCGGTCTGCCGGAAAAGCTACAGCACGCGGTCCATCCTGGCGACGCACGGGCGgatccacacgggcgagaagcccttcCGGTGCTCCTACTGCGGGAGGACCTTCACCCAGCGGGTCCATGCCGAGAACCACGAGAGGGTCCACACGGGCGAGAGGCCGTACGGGTGCGCCAAGTGCGGGCGGACCTTCGGCCACCGCTCCAGCCTGGCAGCCCACGAGAGGAGCCACGCGACAGACGGGCCGCTGCCTTGCTGCGTGTGCGGGAAGACCTTCGACGAGCGAGCGAGCCTCACGAAGCACCACAGGATCCACGGTCCCCGGAACGACTGCCTCTGTCCCAAGCTCAGCAGGTGA